The following DNA comes from Hordeum vulgare subsp. vulgare chromosome 3H, MorexV3_pseudomolecules_assembly, whole genome shotgun sequence.
atcatcaaccaccggagcgccgtcacgctgccggagaactcttctacctatccgtctctcttgctggatcaagaaggccgagatcatcgtcgagctgtacgtgtgctgaacgcggaggtgccgtccgttcggtactagatcgtgggactgatcgcgggattgttcgcggggcggatcgagggacgtgaggacgttccactacatcaaccgcgttcactaacgcttctgctgtacgatctacaagggtacgtagatcactcatcccctctcgtagatggacatcaccatgataggtctttgtgcgcgtaggaaaatttttgtttcccatgcgacgttccccaacactactcGAACATGAGGATGACAAGCATCAAAGAGTAAATCATGGTAAACATAGATGAATGATCAAAGTAATAAGTATGAACCCACTAGTGTTTTGTCTTACAAAGAGATGAAAGGGGGTGATCATGATAGGgatggttgatgttgttgtcccCTTGGTGAGGACTATGATGTTGCGGAGCCCTTCCATCAATTTCCTCTCCAGATCCCTTCCCGGTGCTAGGGTTCTTGATTTGAGAGAAGTTTCTGATCTTTGTGCGGCTCTTCTCTCCGATCCAAAAGCAAGGGGTTAATATAGTCGACCAggccgtggtggtggtggctAGTGTGAGCGTTCATGCTCATACCATATGTCGTCTACTCCTTTATAGCCCCTGGTGAGAATAGTTTTTGCCCTTTTTGATTTTCACTTTTTATGATAGGTTTATGTCACGTAAATCAATGTAATTTACACCCCATATTTTCAGGATTTCTTtcttaggctggccatagtgggagaaACTTAGGTGGTAACTTATACTTGGGACtaacaaacatgctgatgtggcagataattaaagaagagagagagtgttagagtaacataggtagataccataaggctggccatagtgggagtaactaaggtagtatcatgtacttgggaatagcaaacatgctgatgtgatagataattaaagaagagagagagggttagagtaacataggtagataccgtaacatgttaaatgttatgctagtatgttaaatgttatgcatgtcaataaataagaacATCTAtggtactagtttatgatactatgcactatgaaggtagtatcatacagtagtatcatatgcatgatactactatatgatactccccactatggtcagcctaacatgttaaatgctatgctactatgtgtcatgcatgtcaataaatgaggtcatctatgatactagtttatgatactatgcactatagaggtagtatcatataatagtatcatatgcatgatactactatatgatacttcccactatgaccagccttatGCTTCAGAAATCCTCTGCATTAATGATCATGTCGAAACCAATAAAAAGGAGCATGTATGTGGTAAAATTCCAGCAAAACCTACAAGTACATCATAAAACTAAAGGTAGAACATGATGCAATTTTGCATTCATTAGGAGATTCTTTGTCAGATTTGATCTTGTAATAAGTGAAGTGGTCAATCAAGGTGTCTTATATAGTGGGAGAAGAAACTAGTCCTTTCCGGGTAGAAAATATGCAGCCGAACAATCCGGACCAAAAGTACGTGGATAGTCTGATTGCTAGTTTTAGTTTATGACCAGAAATGGTAACCAAGCCAGTAGCAACCATGTTGACAAAAGTTATGGCCGAGTAGTATCCCAGCCCACCATGGTTCAAATCCTGGTGCTCGtatttatttctgaatttattttagGATTTCCGACGATGCGCATTTAGTAGGAGGAGACGTTCCCATCGATGACGAGGTGCCTATGATGACTTTGTAAATTTCAAGATGATATGTCGACTCGGTCTCTCAAAGGTGCTCATAGGGGTagtgtgtgcgtgcgtgcgttcATAGGGATGAGTGTATGCACGTGTATATAAACATTTGCGTATGTACTGTGTTTTAAAGAAAGACAAGGGATATACAATTTGACTCGCGTCCAAACCAAATCGAGCGGATCCAGACGAAACCACTAGGACTGTTCGGCCGTTGTCCAAGGGTAGTTTGAACAATCAACTGAGTTTTAGAATATAGGCCTCTCTAGGCCACCCCTAAGTGAAGTGATACACTTATGGACACAACTGGACGTTGCAACCGGTGGGACGACATGCTACTAACAGCGACAACAGATATTGTGAGACATGCTGCAAATGTTGCAACCTTTAGGACTACATGCTGCAATCGGTAATGGCAGATGCTACAACTAGCGGGACGACGTGATGCAAGCGACGAGGGCGGAGGGTGATGTTATGACCGTTGATACGACATGGCGCAGCCGGCAAAGACGAATGTTGTGACCCATGTGATACCAGCAACGATGACTGTTATGACCGATGTGATGACGTGCTACAAGTGGTGAGACGACAACACCGTGAGGGCCGTCACGACAAGGCTAGATAATGTGACCGTTGAGACAAAATGCTGCAAACAGCAACGATCGAGCGCTGCAATCGGCTGGACAACATGCTGCATGTCCAAGTCTCCGTGTAAAATCAACAATATAGGACTTGAGTGTGCAATACTTCATGCACATCCGGATGTGCTTTAGCAAAACCGCTAAAAAATTTAAAATCGCTGCTCCTCCGGAACAGCAAATCTTCTTTCGTGACTGCGTCTAGTCATGTAAACGTTGCCATATACTCCGTACAAGCTTTGCTTCTTAACTTCGTACAAGCTCAGAGCCTCAGACAGCCAAAGCAAAGCACCCTGTTCTGGATTGCTGAGGCAGTACAAAGCAATTCACCATACAAGGCAAAGGCAAAACACGAAATAGGATCCATAAGAAACATAACACAAATACTAGCGCAGTGATACAGTCATGTCCAAGTAGATACTAGCAATCAAGGTTCCCGACACAGATACATAACAGAAGCGGTAGAAATGAAATCATCTCAAATACATATATAGGATACACTATCCCTGGTACAGCCACGGAAGCAGGAGCATAGTACGGCTGGGGGAAATGCTCGACTGTACCTGGGGTGAGGCAAGGAGAGTAGCAGCTGCATGCTCGCATGCCATATTCATCAAGGACCCCTTCATGCGCAAAGACTGATTATTAAAGTTTCTTAGAaagcacctacaaagtacttggaTCATACTGGAACTGGAGTAGCATCATATTCCCAGGGGAGCAGCGCAGAGGGCGTGAAGAGCGCTGGGCGTGGCGCGGTTGTATCCAAACAAGTCTAGCATCCGCGGATTCTGACAGTCGGCTTCATGGCTCCCTTCCTTGGCACAGTCTTCTTCTGTTGGCAACATCTTCTCGGTCAGGGAAAACCCGAAAAGCATGCAACTGGTTCTGGCAACCTTCCTTCCATCAGACCCAAGCTTAGCAGCACCATCACCAGGAGCCTTTCGAATTCCAAGCGGGTTAGGCTGGCTGCCATTTCCAGCTTCTTCGTTGCTCTTGCTTGCCAGGCAAAGCTGTGAGGGCGACGCCGCCTCTGCTGGCGGTGGAGTAGCCAGGGAGAGAGGGTACCCCTGAGCGGCAGATGATAACCCTCCATTCATGGCGGACGAGGTGCACATGTAATTGTACAGCCCGTATCCCCCTTTCGTGGAACATGTGTCAGACACCATTCCTTGGAACAGAGGAACCGTCTGACAAACTTCTTGACCTTGCAAGACCTCCGGGAACCTAACGGATTCACCGAAGCCTACAGGTTGGTAGGCGAAATAGGAGCTTTGAGGTGGAAGCCTGCTTGCTGGACCACTCAGCATGCAGCTTCGTGTATCAGTAAGGAACCCCGCGCCATCAGAACGCCGGAATTCTGTGGCGCCCCCTGGCTGAGGAGGACATGTAACACGATGAGTTCCAGAACCCATCAATTCTTGACCTTGCAAGACCCTGGGGAGTTTATCAGCTCCCACGGAGTCCGGACGACCATTTCCATCTACAACATTTTATGGCCAAGTCAGTTAACAGATGGTTAAGAATCTAGAATATCAATTACTAGTTACGTGCAAACATCAGTATTTTAATATTAGAAGTAGGAACTTACACAGAGTTGGGACGTCCAAATTGCCCTGAGGGCACAGTTTAGTTCGTTTAGAACTGGATGCTGACAGAGACTGAGCAATGGAGACTGAGCCGCCAACTATCTCAATCTCCCATGGAGATAGTCTATTTTGGTTATTACAGTCAATGCCATCCTCCCACCTTACCTGAACAAGAGGGCATCATTTCAGTTCACAGATAATCAGTGAACGAGTCGGCTATAAACTAATGCTTGATAGAAAAGATACAACTCTTAATGCATCTTCAGTAATTCTACAGCTAGAGCAAAATTAGGACATAACTTCCCATTATCAATTCATTTTCTAAGAGGACATTCCCATCACCATACTATGTTTTAAAAAGTACCCCTACCCAAAGGATAAAATCTACTCCcgctgtacctaaataattgtagttggggaaaCCTGGACTccgcaactacaattatttagatacAGAGGGAGTTAATAATAAAATGTGCTACTTAATCCCTACCACTTGCTTTAAAAAAGAACTACCCCCCTCCGTTTTGATTTTTTCCCTCCTACTTAATCCAATAAGTTCTTACTTACCAAATAATTGTTTCCTTAGGTAGTTAAATCACGGGCAGGATTTTATAAACATTTATTTACACAATCACATTAATATGGGCAGGTAAATCACGGGCAAACATAATAGAATATTTATAACCTGTTGCAACACACGGAAATTATTTACTccttctgttcctaaatataagtctttttagaggtttcactagagaactacatacggatgtatatagacaatactttagagtgtagattcacttattttgcttcgtatgtggtcttcttgtgaaatctctaaaaagacttctaTCTAAAAAATTGCATTTCAGGCTATGTGTAAACACTCTTTTTTGGTAAGAAAATAAGGTGGATTGGCAAGTCTCTTTGCATAAATCTAAGGGTGAATAAACCTGGATGTGAGGATGGGTCTTAGCATATTGTGAGCACTTTCAAGTCTTTCAAGCCTCATTTGAGCATTTTAAGTCAGATCATGATCAGGCAATATAAAAggcccagaaaaaaaatacaaTTATCTAAAATACGGCAAGGCAGCATGAAGACAATGGCATTCTGAATTGCTAAGACCTTAATGCTTAATGCAATCTACTGAAATACCTACCGGTAGGCTTTTCCATTTTGAACCAGAGAATTTTAAGTCAGATTCATGGTCAGGCAGTATAAAAggcccagaaaaaaaatacaaTTATCTAAAATACTGCAAGGCAGCATGAAGATAATGGCATTCTGAATTGCTAAGACCTAAATGTTTAATGCAATCGACTGAAATACCTACCAGCAGGCTTTTCCATTTTGAACCAGTCCACCTAATGGGGTCAACTTCGTTAATACCTGTAATCATTCCAGATCGCCTACAAAACAGGAAGTAAAACTCAGTAGATATTGAACAAAACTAAATTTTAGTTGAGTTGAAAGGGACAGACCTCTCATTAACATCTTCACTCCCATACTGAATCTTAAACCTCATTCCAATACAAAATGGACGATTCAGGCTCTTCAGGAACTTCCAGTACGGAACAATAAATTCGGATGCAGCAGCCCTGCAGAGAGTTGTACATGTTTTATGCTCACCCAACCTAAAAATAATAGCTTTTCTATGGTTTCAGTGAACAGTTTTACTTTCCTTTTGTAGTTACATATTATAATGTAGTTTCTTGATGAACAATATGACTTGTATATGTGCTCAAACTAAAAACCTACAAATATAACCAGGGTTGGATCATACAGCTATTTTTAGCAAGCACTAATAACCTCCTTGTCAGCATCATAATGTATCATCCAGAATTAGAATTATATGTTCAATTTTAGGGCAACCTTATACTACTTAGGAATTAAAATTATATGCTTAATTAACAAACCTTGGATTGTAACAGATGTGAAAAACACTTCTATGTTTCAAGGAATTAACCACAGCAGACAGTGTGTGTATCTTTGAGCTGTTACTATTGAAAGCTTTCAAAAGGGCCTCATTTTTAAGCTGAATGGCCCTCCTCACACCAAGTCGTAGTTCACCATCATCACCACTATAAAAGGGAAGACACTTTATGAATAAGAGAAATAAGGATAGAAAGATTTAAAGTTCATTATTGTTCATTTGCTTACCGGAGAAATAAGACTGCATCCCCAGAAACAAGTTTCTTTTTGTTGACAAATGAACTCCATCCAGTCGTTAAAAGATGCCTACGTGGTTGACCTGGAAGCAAAGGAGCATTTCATAACATCACACCTGGTACCTTGCTACAACAACAAGGTACTGATATACTTCctgcatcccaaaataagtgtctcaactttgcactaactttgagacacttattttgggacggagggagtatttgcttCAAAATCAGAATGAATGATAGGACCGCAGAGAGCAGTTTGACCATTATTTCGAAAATACAACTTCTGTAAGGCATTGTGTTACAATAAACAGAGAAAAATAATGTAAATTTTGGGCAGTGTAAATAAACCTGCTTACGAAGCATAGGTGTGGTGCTGGGAAAGGTTACCAAGGGAACTTATGCCAGTTTATTGAAGGGCTAAACAGAAAAAAGAGATCAATAATAATGCCCTGCTTACAAAAAAACTACCTGTGAGCTGAAAGTGGAAATTTATAGTTGAGCCTGCATCTTCCATATATTTAACAATGCTCACTAAAAGAGCCGGTATGTGTGTTTGAATGAAGACTAAAAAGCAGTTACAGAGAGCTTTCTCCAGTGGACTTTCTTTGCCTCCGAATAAATGATTAGATGGAAATATTATACATATTACATAATCTTCCAACTGAAGCATCATGTGTAACGTTTACAAGCAACAAAAAAATAATGCATAATGCAAAAAAGAGCATTGCATACGCGTGGTCAAGCACTACATTCAGCATGATCTCACCTCTATAGATATGGCGGAACCTCCACTTCGCTCCATGCAAATCCTTTGCAACAAGCTCTTGGGAAGGCCTGATCTGCTGGTAATCCTAAAAAGAAACAATAAAATCAAAGTGGTTAGAGGCGCAATACAAACCACGAAAACAAGGAATCATTTCAAGAGCCAAATGGACAAAATATAATTTTCAAACTCACTCACCAATGGAGGGAAACAGTCCTCGGCAGCACGGCGGGGAACAGAGAATCCCCCGTGTGTGCTTGTGTCAGAGGCCGTTAGTGTCTTGCAAAACATGTGCAGCATCCGGGActtcctttctccatcgacatcctccatgtcatcttcCCCTTCAAACCTACCACCTCCCATGTTCTTCTCAAAGACCTGAACAAATCGAGAGTGTGCGGTTATGACGCATCCAAAACGTCCATAGTTACAATCAACAATTCAACTTCACAAACAGAATCAAATGTAGTAGTAGAAGAGAACTAACAAAACCCAGAAGTTTGTCATTTGGCATTGATAACTTAAGTTGATAGATTATAGTACTGGTATTCCTAGTTACTCCTAGTTCGATTACAGCAAGTATCCCTAGTTCGATTAATAGGCCTAGGCATGCTAAATCAAGAGACATTGCACGACGGAAGGTCTTGAGTGTATTCAGACGCATGCAGTAAATGAAGTACTTCGTAGCTAAATGATATACTACTACGTAGTAAGAAATTGGCAAAAACGCCTAGTTTATTTACAGAGGTAAACAAAATGTAGGCATTATTAATTAGTACACTGCATGATTGCAGCTAGCAGGAAACTGAAAACCAACCGAAGCAGCCACACATTCCACCTCACACCCCCAAAATCCCATGGAAAACTCATGGGGGCACACACACATGAATCCAGCCAAGCGACCGGAGCAGCATCTGTCCTTACctcgccctccgccaccagggccaGCCGCGCGTAGACCTCGTCCGTCGCCGGATCCGCCTGCAGCAGAGACAGTCACCAGATCGGCACCACAGCCCAGGAAGGGACCAAAAAACGAACGAGCAATGACACGAGCAGCAGGGCGCGCTCTGGAGGACTCACGCATAGCTCGACGTCCACCACGCGGCACGCGACGTGCGGCGGCAGGCCCACCGGCGCGTcccctccgccgccggccgcggCGAGGTGCGCCTGCGGCAGGTAGACGAGCGCGCTGCCCCGGCGCGGCAGCGCCACGACGGGCCCCGCGCAGGCGTGCCACAGGTCCCGGCACACCGGCGCCGGCGCGTCCTTGCGAGGCTCGTCCGCCGCGTTGAGATCGATGCAGCCCATGGCGCCCAGCCGTCCCGTCCGGAAAAGGGGGGGCGCGCGGTTAAAAGCGGGCGGGCGAATCAGCCGCGGCCGCGGGGAGggtgtgggagcagcagcagcaggagcagggGGGTGTGGATGGGGGCCCCATTAATGCCTCCGAGGGCGTCGCTCTCCAGCCATCTCCTTGTTGTTCTAGCTAGCCCCCCATGCCGCCCTGCCCCGCTGCCCCCcctcgatctcctcctcctcccccctcggcTGCCGCGCGCGCAGAGTACCGTAAGCGAGGTCGCTGTtgctgctgccgctgccgctgccgcgtcGCTGTGGGCTGTGGCAGTGTGGCTGAGCCTGGGACTGGGACACGCCCACGATTTTATGACGCGGGCGTGAGCGTGGGGCGTGGGGGACGGATTGGGCGGGGCTTTTCTCGTCCCTGGCCGTTCTTCCGAGACTTTAGTGGCACGGTGAGGGTGAGGGTGAGGTGCTCTGCGCCCTGCTCGCTCAGTGGCTACTGCTCGCGGCCGCTTTAGGAACCACTGTTCCCCCACCAGGAGGCCACCGCCAGGCCCAGGCCCACGGGCCAGCGCCTCGGGCAGTGAGCGCACAGTGCCCTGCCACCGTACGCCCGTCACCAACGGTAGCCTCTTCTTCTCACCTCTCCTCTCCCCTTTGTTTTACCCACCCTGTCCGTCGTCACGCCATGCCTTTTTACCAACGGTGCTAAGCAAAAAACTTCCGTTCAGCCTCCATTCTGAACAAATTCAGACGTCCCGCCTTGCGGGCTCGAATTCATCTAGGAGTATCTCCGTTTGTTTGATTGTGGATGGACGCATGTGGCTACTACTTACTTACTTACGTGcatgtgatgatgatgatgatgatggtggtggtgtagggGGACGGGCGGCTGGCCGTAGGTGATGAAATGAAGGCGTGCGTTTATGGGCCTGGGTCCTGTGCTGTGGAACGGCAAGTGGTTCGGTTCCTACCTATCTACTCTATACATGCTGCATCTCGGCGCTGTCGTGTCGCGGCACGTATCAATGCGTCCCTCGTCGTCCCGCTTCAATGCTAGGCATGCAGTCGAGGAACCGATCTGACTGACTGCCTGGCTGACTCTGCCGCAATCAATGGCCGATAAGCACGCAGTGATTGCCCGCGCCCTCCCTGGCTCCTCGCTGCTGCTTCTGAGGGCCACGGCCACAGTCGCGAGAGCAGGCCTGCCCTGTTTCATCTCCTCTCGGCGGAAGACAGGGAGCTGTAAACGACTGGAAACCGGTCCGTGCAGCTCCGGGCAGCGTCGCAGCGCGCCAGGGCGTGGTGCGGTCAAACTGGAACAGGCCGTGCCGTGGCCATTTCGCTGTTGCGCCAGCTGCTTGCCATTTATAATGGGGTGCCCATGCTAGTCCAGTCCAGTCCAGTCCGTGATCAGGCGCGGCAGGCTAGCTCATCGATCCTTTTTTCCTTCACTTTAAGCAAACACCACCCCGTTCGTCTCAGACCCGGACATAATTAATAATTGTGGCGATGCCAGTGTAATAGtacctccgttccaaaacaaaatACTTCTTCGGTCCCAAAAATTTTGTCTTTGTCTAAAAATGGATgtaaatactaaaacttgactagatacattcatatctaaacaaatctgAGAGAAGAAttttggacggaggaagtatgagacattttaaagattttattaaaAAACTACGTACGgaataaaatgaatgaatctatacttaaaaatatgtctatgtacatccataTATGATTCATAATGCaatctttaaaaaaaatagaaacgaagggagtagtagcAAAAAGAAAAAACATACCAATAGCAAAATATGCCCTGATTTCTTTTGACGCGTCATGCATGGGATATCTCGGGTTGACATCACCGCTTTTTAtacatactagcaaaagggctcatgcgttgcaacgggagaaagaaataccacacggcacacgttcttcatttataaaaaatgtctataatttgagaatttatagttacgatacaaataaagatggtcttatcctataaaaatgcagttcaaaatttcacaggtcttctattttaacacggcttgcatgtagatttaatacgtacaaagaatcagtcaagtgaccttcagtttcatctctaatcctgattttgttgacgtgttcattcccaacccggatgagtaccggtataaaagaaagacgaataatgacttatttattaagattgcaccctagatagtatttttattaaacgtttaacagataaaataatatcatatttaaattctacatattttttctaatcaaattccatgtataatatgttaaatttggagttacggtttaaaagatatgagtatttaaaaaaatatttaatatatactacgagtttaatgtcataaacagtaagggcttttttgtaaaatcacctcggtgggttttccgatggaagcgatagcctctttattgttAGGTAAAGATATGCTGGTATGCACAATGCTGGATGCATCCATCATTTTTGAATGAACCAAGTTTGAACCAACCGCGCGTGAATGCACCACGTTTATGTTGTATCAGTGAGCGTATGTAAGTCATTGGCGCGCTTATCGATGCATCCCTATAAGATACGTGGTTGCACGTGGGACCGCCGTGACGGCATTTTCAAGGGTGACCTATAATAATCAGGCGCATCCGAAATAGCCTTTGTTTCGTTTGGATATAATAATTGAATGGCGTTTAGTCTGTTTTGTTTTGTGAATGTGTCAATCGTGTCTCTAATACgcggatccatctgatccgccacgGCATGGAAAAGGCTCTATAACTATGCTAAATCAAATAGTGCAAATAGTTATGATTATCAAGTCTCTTTTAATACTCGAGAGAGTAAATCAACCGAGGAAAAGAGGTGGAAGGTGAATAAGTCTCTACGGCAAGTATGGTACATCTCAAAAGGAAGAGGCTGGAAAAAGCTTCAATAGTGGAAACTCTGGTAAGGAGAAACTCTAGATTAATGGATCTTAATAAAGGCtttaagagaagaaaaaaaaatgtaCCAAACATAACTCCTTGACATGTCAtgctcccccctccccccccccttcaTCCTTAATGGAAAAGTTGTTAGAAATCTCAACACTACTTTTTGCAAGGTTCCAAACCATGAGGCCACTAATGAAATCTTGAGGACtaaaaccaagaagaagaaggagtcaaAGGAGGGAGGAAAGaaagaggggggagggggagcAAGGATGATGCAGCCTAGAAGGATTCTAGAAAGTGTTCACCTAATGTGTGGATGATTTGTCAAGTATAGCTTTTGGAGAATTGTAATAAGTTACTTCATCTTTTGGTCCCCGATGTATGTTTTTAACTCCAAGTTGGTACGAGGTGATGCATAACTATATGAATTATGATGTACCTATCTTTGTGGCTATTTTCTCAACTAGTAAGTTGATTGTTGTGGTAGTGTGTGTTCACATAAGCAGTACCTGATTTATAGCACAAATGCAAAGGCATCGAAAAATCCTAGACTGGAATATCAGAGGGCTAAACAACAATAAATAGTGGTTGGATCTCTCTAATAAAATTCAGAAAACATGATGACATCCTATGTTtacaagaaacaaaaaaagaaacatttgATTCTAGTTTCCTAAATAATGTCCTAGAAGGCTTAATAAATTTGAGTTTCTTCCCCCAACTTGATCTTCTAGAGGATTTCTTGCGGTATGGAATGGAGCCATGTTTCTCGAAGAGAAAGTGTTTGAGAACAAATATGCCATTTCTATACGGTTCACCTCTAGATCCAACGAAAATTACTGGATTTTATCTAATATTTATGGACCGTGTCAATCAAATGAAAGATCTGAATTTATTAACTGGTTTGAGAACATCCAAATGAATGATGAGGTGGATTGGTTGGTTCTGGGTGATTTAAACTTTATTAAATACCCAGAAAACAGAGATGATGGGGGTGGAAATTTCAATGATGTGATGAATTATAATGCAGCAATTAGTGAActtggattggtagaaatacccGTGAAGGGAAGGAATTTCACTACGAGTAACATGCaagaggtcccactattggaaaaaaatgattggtgtttctcctCTCAATCTTGGAGTCTAAACTACCCAAACAGAATGGCCTCCTATCTATCAAAACCCATCTCAAATCATGTTCCCTGCATTATTCAAGTGTGCACAAACATTCCCAAATCAAacattttcaaatttaaaaactacTGGATGGAGTTGCCAGATTTCAAGGAAGTGGTCAAAAATATCTCGGACCAAGATCTGCATCTGAACAGGAGTGCAAAAATCATTACAACTAAATTTAAAAGATTGAGAAAAGGTTTAAAGAACTGGGCAAGGAAAATCTCAAGTCTATCTTTGGCCATTAAGAACTCCAAAGAATTGATCACCCTGTTAGATATCTTAGAGGAATCTAGAGCTCTCGCTACTAAAGAATGGAATGGGATAGAAACTGTTAAAAGACACATCTTAAATCTGTTGGAATATTAGAGTATCTACTAGAAGCAAAGAGCCAGCATTATATGGGTGTACTATGGAGATGGCAAGACAAAATTCTTCAAGTTAAAtccactatgaagaatatgaataaTCAAATCCCAATGATCTTGGATGACAACATGCACGAAGATTTTAATCAACACACAAAAGCACATGTGCTACGGGAATCTTTTAAGGAAAGGTTAGGAATCTGAGCTCTAACTGCAAAAAAAATTGACTTAGATGAGCTACTGAAATTAGACCTAGATCTCACACAGTTTGAGTCTCCTTTCCTCAAGGAAGAAATTGATGAGGTAATAAATAATGTGTCAAGTGACAGAGCCCCTCGTCCAGATGGTTTCAGAGGAGGTTTCATTAAGCATTGTTGGGATATGTTAAAGGAGGATTTTTACAAG
Coding sequences within:
- the LOC123444433 gene encoding auxin response factor 3-like, with translation MGCIDLNAADEPRKDAPAPVCRDLWHACAGPVVALPRRGSALVYLPQAHLAAAGGGGDAPVGLPPHVACRVVDVELCADPATDEVYARLALVAEGEVFEKNMGGGRFEGEDDMEDVDGERKSRMLHMFCKTLTASDTSTHGGFSVPRRAAEDCFPPLDYQQIRPSQELVAKDLHGAKWRFRHIYRGQPRRHLLTTGWSSFVNKKKLVSGDAVLFLRGDDGELRLGVRRAIQLKNEALLKAFNSNSSKIHTLSAVVNSLKHRSVFHICYNPRAAASEFIVPYWKFLKSLNRPFCIGMRFKIQYGSEDVNERRSGMITGINEVDPIRWTGSKWKSLLVRWEDGIDCNNQNRLSPWEIEIVGGSVSIAQSLSASSSKRTKLCPQGNLDVPTLYGNGRPDSVGADKLPRVLQGQELMGSGTHRVTCPPQPGGATEFRRSDGAGFLTDTRSCMLSGPASRLPPQSSYFAYQPVGFGESVRFPEVLQGQEVCQTVPLFQGMVSDTCSTKGGYGLYNYMCTSSAMNGGLSSAAQGYPLSLATPPPAEAASPSQLCLASKSNEEAGNGSQPNPLGIRKAPGDGAAKLGSDGRKVARTSCMLFGFSLTEKMLPTEEDCAKEGSHEADCQNPRMLDLFGYNRATPSALHALCAAPLGI